In Spirochaeta lutea, a single genomic region encodes these proteins:
- a CDS encoding MFS transporter, translating to MKKDLQYVKFSAYGFLKNLKFFDPFLILFFREMGISFFQIGILYSVREIATNLTEIPTGILADSWGRRLSMVLAFGSYILSFLVFYFLPGFGFYLGAMVLFALGESFRSGTHKAMIMEYLKQQGMADQRVEYYGHTRGWSQKGSALSSLIAAFLVFFSGSFRSVFLWSIIPYILGGLLILTYPRSLDFSCDEDQDCENRESLRGWRAVTRTLGSFLGLFTSSTIRRTLINSSVFDASFKAVKDYIQPILKTLALSLPLVASFQETERVAVVTGIMYSLLYLLSSAASSRSGRFHSAVNAKHRALNGTYLFGVFAIIGIGLFLLGSVQIGAVVLFIAFYVVENLRRPGTLGVLSEQIKGSVMASGLSGESQLKTLLVAVISPLFGLAADRLGLGWAMLSLAAIPLAVYPWVYFRSGVDSPDPQASRRPDSSGTTG from the coding sequence ATGAAAAAGGACCTCCAGTACGTAAAATTCTCCGCCTACGGGTTTCTCAAAAACCTGAAGTTTTTCGATCCCTTTTTGATCCTCTTTTTCCGGGAGATGGGCATCAGCTTTTTCCAGATCGGAATCCTCTACTCGGTCCGGGAGATTGCCACCAACCTCACCGAAATACCCACGGGCATTTTAGCGGATAGCTGGGGCCGCAGGTTATCCATGGTCCTGGCCTTCGGGAGCTACATTCTGAGCTTCCTGGTTTTCTACTTCCTGCCGGGCTTCGGCTTCTACCTGGGGGCCATGGTACTCTTTGCCCTTGGGGAAAGCTTCCGCTCGGGCACCCACAAGGCCATGATCATGGAGTACCTGAAACAGCAGGGTATGGCTGATCAGCGGGTGGAATACTACGGTCATACCCGGGGCTGGTCGCAAAAGGGATCCGCCCTTTCCAGCCTCATCGCCGCCTTCTTGGTGTTCTTTTCCGGTAGTTTTCGCTCAGTCTTTCTCTGGTCGATCATTCCCTACATCCTGGGAGGTCTCTTGATCTTGACCTATCCGCGGAGCCTGGACTTCTCCTGTGATGAGGACCAGGACTGCGAAAACCGGGAGTCGCTCCGGGGGTGGCGGGCGGTCACCCGTACCCTGGGCAGCTTTCTGGGTCTGTTTACCAGCAGTACCATCCGGCGCACGCTGATAAATTCCAGTGTGTTCGACGCCAGCTTCAAGGCTGTGAAGGATTATATTCAACCCATCTTGAAGACCCTGGCCCTTTCGCTTCCCCTGGTAGCGAGTTTCCAGGAAACCGAAAGGGTGGCCGTTGTGACCGGAATCATGTACTCCCTGTTGTACCTGCTTTCCAGTGCGGCCAGTTCCCGTTCGGGACGGTTTCATTCCGCCGTTAATGCCAAACACCGCGCTCTGAACGGCACCTATCTGTTCGGTGTCTTCGCCATAATCGGAATAGGCCTGTTTTTGCTGGGTTCGGTTCAAATCGGGGCGGTAGTGCTCTTCATAGCCTTCTACGTAGTGGAGAATTTGCGCCGCCCAGGAACCCTCGGGGTACTCAGTGAGCAGATCAAAGGCTCGGTGATGGCCTCGGGGCTTTCGGGGGAAAGCCAGCTTAAAACCCTTCTGGTGGCGGTAATCTCGCCTCTCTTCGGATTAGCTGCGGACCGCCTGGGTTTGGGGTGGGCCATGCTCTCCCTGGCGGCCATTCCCTTGGCTGTCTATCCCTGGGTGTATTTCAGGTCTGGGGTTGATTCGCCGGATCCCCAGGCTTCCAGACGCCCTGACAGCTCTGGTACCACCGGATAA
- a CDS encoding ferredoxin--NADP reductase, whose product MSALLNTSPDPTPDSKKSHVPKDGGHGNAHPPWLHTLKVSAIRHEFDDTWSYFLELPPEKNPALTFIPGQFIHLVAPGAPVSKPTVRHMSIASIPEDGHLRIAMSLASGSPYKQAFRSLRPGQYLQVFGITGSFSLASLPEKTPLVFIAGGIGITPIMSLMRHIADKQLNHPWGLIHVANTHLFRSEIDQLFPENPRIYCSRHGIDSALDSPGLPAREAEERPQIGTPPPGQGHRTFEVQSTQYFLCGSGGFLASITRKLLDRGIPPESIRTEDFDH is encoded by the coding sequence ATGTCTGCATTACTAAACACATCCCCGGACCCAACCCCGGATTCGAAAAAGAGCCATGTTCCCAAGGACGGGGGACACGGCAACGCACATCCGCCTTGGCTTCACACCCTCAAAGTCTCAGCAATCCGCCACGAATTTGACGACACCTGGTCGTATTTCTTGGAACTGCCCCCGGAAAAGAACCCGGCCCTTACATTTATTCCCGGACAGTTCATCCATCTGGTAGCCCCCGGGGCCCCGGTGAGTAAGCCCACCGTCCGCCACATGTCCATCGCCAGCATCCCTGAGGACGGCCACCTGCGTATTGCCATGAGTCTGGCATCCGGCAGTCCGTACAAACAGGCATTTCGGTCCTTAAGGCCCGGACAGTACCTTCAGGTATTCGGCATTACTGGAAGCTTCTCCCTGGCTTCCCTCCCGGAAAAGACCCCTCTGGTCTTCATCGCCGGGGGAATCGGTATAACCCCCATCATGAGCCTGATGCGCCACATCGCAGATAAACAGCTCAATCATCCCTGGGGCCTCATCCATGTGGCAAATACCCACCTATTTAGGTCCGAGATTGATCAGCTCTTCCCGGAAAACCCCAGAATTTACTGTTCCCGGCATGGCATAGACTCTGCCCTGGATAGCCCCGGATTGCCGGCCAGAGAGGCAGAGGAAAGACCCCAGATCGGAACCCCTCCCCCGGGGCAGGGACACAGAACCTTCGAGGTTCAATCAACCCAGTATTTTCTCTGCGGATCGGGAGGATTTCTGGCGAGTATAACCCGGAAGCTGCTGGACCGGGGTATTCCCCCGGAATCCATCCGTACAGAAGATTTTGATCACTAG
- a CDS encoding ATP-binding cassette domain-containing protein yields the protein MIEVQSIYKSYGALPVLEGISTRFSPGTISTILGSNGAGKSTLLNIMGRLLSLDRGSILLKGQDISQVSAKELARTMAILKQNTQVQARLTVRELVEFGRFPHSQGRITPRDSHAIDHALEFTALEDIQGRLIQELSGGQRQRAFIAMVIAQESPLILLDEPLNSLDLRHGVQILELLQRLRDEQGKTIIMVLHDLNLALHFSDHILALSQGTISFEGHPEDFARNDRLQPVFGLEFDFLPYKRRTLCLHY from the coding sequence TTGATTGAGGTACAATCCATTTACAAATCCTACGGCGCCCTGCCAGTCCTGGAGGGGATCTCTACCCGATTCTCCCCGGGCACCATCAGTACGATTTTAGGTTCTAACGGTGCGGGTAAGAGCACCTTATTAAACATCATGGGCCGCCTGCTTTCCCTTGACCGGGGATCTATTCTCTTGAAAGGTCAGGATATCTCCCAGGTATCTGCCAAGGAGCTGGCCAGAACCATGGCGATTCTGAAACAGAATACCCAGGTCCAAGCCCGGCTCACAGTCCGCGAACTGGTTGAATTCGGACGCTTTCCCCACAGCCAGGGGCGGATAACCCCGAGAGATAGCCATGCCATTGATCATGCCCTGGAGTTTACAGCCCTGGAGGACATCCAAGGCCGTCTAATCCAGGAACTCAGCGGCGGCCAACGGCAGCGGGCCTTCATCGCCATGGTCATAGCCCAGGAGAGCCCCCTCATTCTCCTGGACGAACCCCTAAACAGCCTGGACCTTCGCCACGGGGTCCAGATTCTTGAGCTGCTCCAGCGCCTCCGGGACGAACAGGGTAAGACCATTATCATGGTTCTCCATGATCTGAATCTTGCTCTGCATTTTTCCGACCACATCCTCGCACTCAGCCAAGGAACTATTTCCTTCGAAGGCCATCCCGAGGATTTCGCCAGGAACGACCGCTTACAACCGGTATTCGGCTTGGAATTCGACTTCCTGCCCTACAAACGGAGAACCCTATGTCTGCATTACTAA
- a CDS encoding serine hydrolase domain-containing protein yields MNRIFLYTILVLLVVSGASLGAEPVKALTDTLNREVPLLMEEYQVPGVAIAVISRGEIKSILYFGSADPLLNMPMSADTRFRVESISKSVSAWGLLSLVERNKLSLNTPVEAYLRDWSIPESPYDTGSITLQALLSNSAGMPLGSFDNEYNPRMPRPDAAQVLSQEAVLMQPPGKGFSYSNTGFNILELVVESQTGKPFPDVMAESILHPLGMEGASYRWTQELDSTLARGHDLAGNRVDTYVYPNLAAGGLFAGVEDIARFVQAGMAPPFHAEFSPLSPEMMYTSQSPWVPITNLYRLVADFYGFGVFGEILADGSRAIWHGGQGHGWMTHFHSIPESGDGIVILTNSQRSWPTISRILNLWTETSGHPPVKMGRIIHGAGLLGVLTWVLAILACVLIVVVFQGILTGRRSFRPWTGYKAVSRSLAGLVGAAMLTGLVWAANQPYLMSTSLFPGRAEQAGLALGAMGIGLVCWALLPPVHPYTREGSP; encoded by the coding sequence ATGAACCGTATCTTTTTATACACAATTCTGGTCCTTCTGGTGGTATCCGGAGCCTCTTTAGGCGCCGAGCCGGTGAAGGCGCTCACGGACACCCTTAATCGGGAAGTACCCCTGCTCATGGAGGAGTACCAGGTACCTGGAGTCGCCATTGCGGTAATAAGCCGGGGGGAGATCAAGAGCATCCTGTACTTTGGCAGCGCTGATCCCCTCTTGAATATGCCCATGAGTGCTGATACTCGGTTTAGAGTGGAGTCTATCTCTAAATCGGTAAGCGCCTGGGGACTCCTCTCTCTGGTTGAACGAAACAAACTCAGTCTGAACACCCCGGTAGAGGCATATCTCCGGGACTGGTCCATACCCGAGAGCCCCTACGACACCGGCAGCATCACTCTCCAGGCCCTCTTATCCAACAGTGCGGGGATGCCCCTGGGCAGCTTTGACAACGAGTACAATCCCCGGATGCCCCGCCCGGATGCGGCCCAGGTCCTTTCCCAGGAAGCGGTCTTGATGCAGCCCCCGGGCAAAGGCTTTTCCTATTCCAACACCGGTTTTAATATCCTGGAGCTGGTCGTAGAATCCCAGACGGGCAAGCCGTTTCCGGATGTTATGGCAGAGTCAATTCTGCACCCCCTGGGTATGGAAGGCGCCAGCTACCGATGGACCCAAGAACTGGACAGCACCCTTGCCCGGGGCCATGATCTGGCGGGCAACCGGGTGGATACCTACGTGTACCCTAACCTCGCCGCAGGCGGACTCTTCGCCGGGGTGGAAGACATCGCCCGGTTCGTACAGGCAGGTATGGCACCGCCCTTTCATGCCGAATTCAGCCCTCTGTCCCCGGAGATGATGTATACATCCCAAAGCCCCTGGGTCCCCATTACCAACCTCTACCGGTTGGTTGCGGATTTCTACGGTTTTGGCGTCTTCGGCGAGATCCTGGCAGATGGCAGCAGGGCAATCTGGCACGGTGGGCAGGGCCACGGGTGGATGACCCATTTCCACAGTATTCCGGAATCGGGGGACGGAATCGTCATTCTCACCAACAGCCAGCGCAGCTGGCCCACCATCTCCCGCATCCTGAATCTCTGGACCGAAACCAGCGGCCATCCACCGGTTAAAATGGGCAGAATTATCCACGGGGCTGGACTTCTAGGGGTGCTCACCTGGGTTCTGGCCATCCTGGCCTGTGTATTGATTGTGGTTGTTTTCCAGGGGATTCTAACGGGCCGGCGCTCCTTCAGACCCTGGACAGGATACAAAGCCGTTTCCCGGAGTCTGGCGGGCTTGGTGGGAGCCGCGATGCTGACCGGATTGGTCTGGGCGGCAAACCAGCCCTACCTGATGAGCACCAGTCTCTTCCCCGGAAGGGCGGAGCAGGCCGGTCTGGCCCTGGGGGCCATGGGCATCGGACTAGTGTGCTGGGCTTTGCTGCCTCCGGTTCATCCTTATACCCGAGAGGGATCCCCGTGA
- a CDS encoding iron chelate uptake ABC transporter family permease subunit — translation MAEITLAPGKEGKSKLTKGLSRLGSPAVLAGLLLVLVGWFLVDGLDGSTWRYFLQRRLPMVGAIVLASWCSAAATLMLQTAGANPILSPGILGIDAWYILIQSLAVFFFSSDAWIIQSPLLNLAVTLPLMLVYSTILFSRIRSTRGGMQLLLIQGIIMAGFLSSVTNYLQKIIDPNEFSLIQTRLFASVTNIHGPTLLAALPIFILLLAVTAAKHRTLDVLLLGRDQSINLGLSYGRELFVVLSLVSGFTALSTAVIGPLPFLGLVAVTLARRTSRGYTHRELLIRSMLISALVMMAGHLLLTKVMGGVIPLPPMLNVFGGGVFLLLLIRRPMFD, via the coding sequence ATGGCTGAGATCACCCTTGCCCCCGGAAAAGAGGGGAAGTCCAAGCTGACCAAGGGGCTCAGCCGGCTGGGCTCACCGGCGGTTCTAGCCGGTTTATTGCTAGTTCTGGTGGGGTGGTTCCTGGTAGACGGTCTGGACGGGTCTACCTGGCGCTACTTTCTCCAGCGAAGGCTTCCGATGGTCGGGGCTATCGTATTGGCGTCTTGGTGTTCTGCAGCTGCTACCTTGATGCTTCAAACCGCCGGGGCCAACCCCATCCTATCCCCGGGTATTCTCGGCATCGACGCCTGGTACATCCTCATCCAGAGTCTGGCTGTGTTCTTCTTTTCCAGCGATGCCTGGATTATTCAGTCCCCCTTGCTTAACCTCGCCGTGACTCTTCCATTAATGCTGGTATACAGCACAATCCTGTTCAGCCGGATTCGCAGTACCAGGGGTGGAATGCAGCTACTATTGATCCAAGGGATTATCATGGCAGGATTTCTTTCCAGTGTAACTAATTACCTGCAAAAGATAATCGATCCCAACGAGTTTTCCCTGATTCAGACCCGGCTCTTTGCCTCGGTGACCAACATCCACGGGCCGACCCTCTTGGCCGCCCTTCCCATCTTCATCCTCTTACTGGCGGTGACTGCTGCCAAACACCGAACCCTGGATGTGCTGCTACTCGGCCGGGATCAAAGCATCAACCTCGGGTTATCCTACGGCAGGGAGCTATTTGTGGTGCTCTCTCTTGTCAGCGGGTTCACCGCCCTTTCAACCGCTGTTATCGGTCCCCTGCCCTTCCTCGGTCTGGTCGCTGTAACCCTGGCCAGGCGGACATCCCGGGGCTACACCCACCGGGAGCTGCTGATCCGCTCCATGCTCATCTCCGCCCTAGTTATGATGGCTGGCCATCTCCTGCTTACCAAGGTTATGGGTGGAGTCATCCCCCTACCCCCGATGCTGAACGTCTTTGGCGGCGGGGTATTTCTGCTGCTACTTATCAGGAGGCCCATGTTTGATTGA
- a CDS encoding NAD-dependent epimerase/dehydratase family protein produces the protein MKILLIGGTGTISTEISRQLLAQGHELYLINRGNRNSELPGGAHVIQGDVNDEALMARKLEGLEFDAVADFIAFVPSQLERDYRLFARRTKQFLFISSASAYQKPLSDYRITEGTPLANPYWEYSRNKIACEEYLMELYRREGFPVTIVRPSHTYDQRSVPLGVHGAQGSWQVVQRMREGKPVIIHGDGSSLWTMTHARDFAPGFIGLLGNIHALGEAVQITSDETLTWNQIYRSIARALGVELKPYYIASSSLAAWDTGDLYGSLLGDKANSVVFDNAKLKRLVPGFTATIRFDQGVRETLDYVLSHPELQVPDPEFDAWCDRLIPGLDSLAGSVVHRNP, from the coding sequence ATGAAAATCCTACTAATCGGCGGAACCGGAACCATTAGTACCGAAATCTCCCGCCAGCTTTTGGCCCAGGGCCACGAACTCTACCTCATAAACCGGGGAAACCGGAACAGCGAACTGCCCGGAGGGGCTCACGTTATCCAGGGCGATGTGAACGACGAGGCCCTCATGGCCCGGAAGCTGGAGGGCCTGGAGTTTGATGCGGTGGCGGATTTTATTGCCTTCGTCCCCAGCCAACTCGAGCGTGACTACCGATTGTTTGCCCGACGGACAAAGCAGTTTCTTTTTATCAGTTCCGCCTCGGCCTACCAAAAGCCCTTATCGGATTACCGGATTACCGAAGGCACCCCCCTGGCCAACCCCTACTGGGAGTACTCCCGGAACAAAATCGCCTGCGAGGAGTACCTCATGGAGCTCTACCGCCGGGAAGGCTTTCCGGTAACCATTGTGCGCCCCAGCCACACCTACGATCAACGGTCCGTGCCCCTGGGAGTCCACGGTGCTCAGGGCAGTTGGCAGGTGGTGCAGCGGATGCGGGAAGGAAAACCCGTAATCATTCACGGCGACGGCAGCTCCCTGTGGACCATGACCCACGCCAGGGACTTCGCCCCCGGCTTTATCGGGCTGTTAGGCAATATCCATGCCCTGGGAGAGGCGGTGCAGATTACCAGTGATGAGACCCTGACCTGGAATCAGATCTACCGGTCCATCGCCCGGGCTCTGGGAGTAGAGTTGAAACCCTATTACATAGCCAGCTCCTCTCTGGCTGCCTGGGATACCGGAGATCTTTACGGCAGTCTGCTCGGCGATAAGGCAAACTCCGTGGTATTTGACAATGCCAAACTCAAGCGTCTGGTACCGGGGTTCACTGCCACGATCCGCTTCGACCAGGGAGTCAGAGAGACCCTGGACTACGTATTATCCCATCCCGAACTCCAGGTTCCCGATCCGGAATTTGACGCGTGGTGCGACCGCCTCATCCCGGGGCTGGATTCCCTGGCGGGTTCCGTGGTACACCGGAATCCATGA
- a CDS encoding putative bifunctional diguanylate cyclase/phosphodiesterase: MDKARFFEWIERHRRVLYAVSIPCILGLMGLVYLLVYYTGGVRFVYSHTMYIPILLSGFIFLIKGGLAAGILAGVLLGPIMPLNTLTGEMQETINWVYRLVFFTGIGLFSGAAGDSARAFIHHFRWLSQHDPVTSLPNRTALFASLKHRLGSKQSSGEPGLSLFLLEIENALELSSSFGFGITDYALPVVARRMKSGKIALEVYQTGSRQLGLVVPCNHSNHQSPQGAAAAIMEECQEAIQYGRIPVHLDVRLGSVPLPREETDPRVLLQQAETALAEAEQQEASHRDYDAVMIQGISESVELLGELKRAVLEGQIDMHYQPKVDLRSGRVYGVEALMRWNHPEKGSIPPGRFIPRAEQSTLIQLITDFALERSLAQLAAWHKTGMDLTMAVNISTRNLLQPGFTAMVLSTLEHLGISGEYLELEVTEGALMMDMERTLEELTQLAEANLVISIDDFGTGYSSLQYLHQMPVSLLKIDQSFIRRLPKDRSAGHILDAAVSLAHNLGIKTIAEGVEDRRVFDYLQTTGCDMAQGFLIAPAMDAPGFIRWYQSCQGVWKPGDPANQPQT, from the coding sequence ATGGATAAGGCACGTTTTTTCGAATGGATAGAGCGGCACCGCCGGGTTCTCTACGCTGTATCCATTCCATGCATACTCGGACTCATGGGGCTAGTGTATCTTTTAGTATACTATACTGGGGGAGTACGCTTTGTGTACTCCCATACCATGTACATCCCCATACTGCTGTCGGGGTTTATTTTCTTGATTAAGGGCGGCCTGGCTGCAGGCATCCTGGCCGGGGTGCTTTTGGGTCCCATCATGCCCCTGAATACCCTGACCGGGGAGATGCAGGAGACGATAAACTGGGTCTACCGCCTGGTATTTTTCACCGGGATAGGGCTGTTCAGCGGGGCGGCGGGGGATTCCGCCCGGGCATTCATTCATCACTTCCGGTGGTTATCCCAGCATGATCCGGTTACCTCCCTTCCCAACCGAACCGCCCTCTTTGCCTCCCTAAAACATCGATTGGGTTCCAAACAGTCCTCCGGGGAACCGGGATTGAGCTTATTTCTCCTGGAAATCGAGAATGCCCTGGAGCTTTCGTCCTCCTTCGGCTTCGGAATAACCGACTACGCCCTGCCGGTGGTGGCCCGGAGGATGAAGTCCGGTAAAATCGCCCTAGAGGTGTACCAAACCGGATCGCGCCAGCTGGGCCTGGTAGTGCCGTGCAATCACTCTAACCATCAGAGCCCCCAGGGTGCAGCCGCCGCGATTATGGAGGAGTGCCAGGAGGCTATTCAGTACGGTAGAATTCCGGTGCACCTGGATGTGCGGTTGGGCTCGGTACCCCTGCCCCGGGAAGAAACAGATCCCCGGGTACTTCTCCAGCAGGCTGAAACTGCCCTGGCAGAGGCAGAACAACAAGAAGCAAGCCACCGGGATTATGACGCAGTAATGATTCAGGGGATTTCCGAGTCAGTGGAGCTGCTGGGAGAGCTCAAGCGGGCTGTACTGGAGGGGCAGATTGATATGCACTACCAGCCGAAGGTCGACCTTCGCTCCGGTCGGGTCTACGGGGTTGAGGCCCTCATGCGGTGGAATCACCCTGAAAAGGGAAGCATACCCCCGGGTCGCTTCATTCCCCGGGCTGAACAGAGCACCCTCATCCAGCTGATTACCGACTTCGCCCTGGAACGATCCCTGGCACAGCTGGCCGCCTGGCATAAGACCGGTATGGATCTAACCATGGCAGTCAACATCTCCACCCGGAACCTGCTACAACCGGGGTTTACCGCCATGGTGTTGTCTACCCTGGAACATCTCGGTATTTCCGGGGAATATTTAGAGCTTGAGGTGACCGAGGGTGCCCTGATGATGGATATGGAGCGGACCCTGGAGGAGCTTACCCAGCTTGCCGAGGCCAATTTGGTTATTTCCATTGATGATTTCGGTACCGGATATTCGAGCCTCCAGTATCTGCACCAGATGCCGGTGTCCCTGCTCAAGATTGATCAGTCCTTCATCCGACGGCTGCCGAAAGACAGGAGTGCGGGCCATATCCTGGATGCAGCGGTGAGCCTGGCGCATAACCTGGGCATTAAAACCATCGCCGAGGGAGTCGAAGACCGGCGGGTATTTGATTACCTTCAGACCACCGGCTGCGATATGGCTCAGGGGTTTTTAATTGCCCCGGCCATGGATGCCCCTGGTTTTATCCGGTGGTACCAGAGCTGTCAGGGCGTCTGGAAGCCTGGGGATCCGGCGAATCAACCCCAGACCTGA